The Dyadobacter sandarakinus DNA window TTTCGAGCAATTCAAATGCGGGTTATGAGAAGTCCGAAAATATGAAGGATGAATATCCCTTCTCCCGGGATTTCTGGGTCGTCAAGCTTGACGCAAATAGGAAAAAGGTTTGGGATAAATCCATCTTCAATGACTGGGAGGATCAAATCCGGATCGCTACTGAAATTTCTCCTGGGAATTATGTCGTCGGAGGTCGCTGCGATAATTACAATCCGTATACTCCTACGACAGATCGAAAGGCTCCTGGTAAAGGGACGTCCGATATGTGGTTTATAGGCTTCAGCGATACACCCAATCCACAGACGCTGGCATCGTTTTCTGTGAAAAAGAACGGTGGCACGTCAGCACTTGCCTGGCAGACCAACGCGGACGCTTACAGCACGCGCTTTGAAGTGGAACATGGTGTAAACAGCCATTGGAACCATGTGTTCACGGTGAAGAGTCCGGGAGCTGGTGCCCATGACTATACTTTTACACACCAGCTGCCCGTCGCAGGCTCAAATTTGTACCGGTTGAAAATGATAGATGTTTACGACAATATCACTTACTCGGCAGTTGGGCAGCTGACATTTGATTCTTCCGAAATCACTCCTCTAAATTTGCCCGTATTAGCTTGGGACAAAAGCCTTGGCAATGCATCGCCGGGGCATGAAGGATACCCTAATTTTCCAACGGTCAGAAAAACGCGCGACGGTAATTTTATCATGATAGCGAACGCTACCAGTGAGGCGGAAGAGGATAAATCAGAGGCAGGCACCGATAACAACCCCTGGATCGTCAAGTTTACACCTGAGGGAACCCGCATTTGGGATAAAACCTTGACAAAAAACAGCACCGAACCCCCGTTTTCCAGCGACATTGTCCCCACAGCAGATGGCGGTTACCTGCTTTGCGCGCAGGGTCGGTTTAGCATGGCGGGAAATGAAGTTGAACCCGGTAAAGGTGGTACTGACTTCTGGGTTGTAAAGTTGTCTGCAAATGGGTCAGTTGTGTGGGACAAACTGATCGGCGGGCCCGGTGAAGACATTCCACACAAGATCATTCAAACTGCGGACGGAGGAATTCTGGTTGGAGGAACGTCCGATTCAGGCATTGGTGGCAATAAAACCTCGGCCTCAAAGGGAAGTGTAGATTTCTGGGTAGTCCGGCTGTCGCCGACCGGCAATGTGCTATGGGATGCGACATTTGGAACATCAGGCGCGGACAATCTGGAAGCCCTGCAACAAACAGAGGATGGCGGGTTTGTGCTGGCAGGATCGTCAAATGGTCCTGCGGACGGCGACAGGTCGGAGGCAAAAGGGTCCTTTGACTTCTGGGGGATAAAAGTAAATGCGGGTGGTGCATTGCTATGGGAACGTTCTCTTGGTGGGTCGCAGTCGGATGTGCTTAACGACATGATCGTGAATCGTGATGGGGATATCTTGCTGATGGGTTTATCCTATTCACCAATCGGTTTTGATAAAACGGAGGACGTGATCAGGACCAATTATAACGATGGCTGGTTGGTAAAATTAAATGATTCCGGTCAGGTCTTATGGGACCAGACGCTGGGCGGCACGGACAGAGATGAAATTGTTTATGCAGAGCAAACCCGCGACGGAGGATACCTGCTGACCTGTGCCAGTAAGTCCGATTCCGGTTTCGACAAAACAGAAAATCAGAAAGAGTATGTGGACAGTGATTACCGCAGTGACTACTGGCTTGTCAAAGTGGATGGTGCGGGCAATAAATTGTGGGACAAGACGATTGGTGGAAGTGGATCGGATTTTCCGTGTTTTGGTACAGTGATGCCTAACGGCAGCTATTTTATGATTGGCAGTTCACAGTCTGACATCGTTTACCAGCCCGGGGACAGAACCGTTGTCCGTAAAGGCTTGCAAGATATATGGATGGTTTCGTTATCAGCGGAAGAGCCTCCATTGCCGGTCACACTAACCAGCTTCACTGCAAGAAAAGAAGCCGCCACGACACTGCTCACGTGGCAAACCACTTCCGAAACCCGCAGCGATTATTTCGGAATTCAGCATAGCCTGAATGGAAAAACATGGGAAGACATTGGAAAGGTGAATGCATTGGGTGAAATCGAAGGGCTGCACAATTATCATTTTGTGCATCAAAATCCTGCAAACGGAAACAATTACTACCGACTGAAAATGATGGATACAGACGCGTCATTTACTTACTCCACAATGGAGCAAATTAAATTTGAATTTGGCTTCGAAGTGTCTGTATATCCAAACCCGGCAGCAGAAAGTGTTCATTTAGATGCACCGGATTGGTGGAAAGTAAAAGATGTTGAAGTCCTGAACAACCAAGGCAAAACGCTTTACAAATCCGTTAATAAGCCTATAAATCACATTAGGCTCAAAGCCTTCGAAACTGGGATGTACTTCATCAAAATAACCTTAACCGACGGCACAACAACAACCCGAAAACTTGCGATAGTGCAATAAATATTGAAGGGCTGCCTGCCAGGTAGCCCTTCAATGAAGCTATTTTAGGCCAATAGCAATTGGAAAATTCAAGCACTAATCGGAAAAGCAAGGCTTTAATCGGTTTTTGAAATACCACCGGTTCATATGACAAAGCTTGCCTGAGGGATGTGCAGCTGCTTGTAGATCTGGTGCCGATCAGCAATTTCAGCATGATAAATTCCACAACTTTCCTTTTAAAAAGCACGGACTTCCTGCCGCCGGGCGGCCCAGTTTTTTTATTTCGTTGTAAGTTGTTAATATAAATGATGTTACTAATTGTATTGTACACAATAACTAGTAGTAAAATGTATGTTGTATAATTAACATTATGGCCAATAAGCAAGCACACAGATTTAAACATCATTATCTTTGATGTAATTGCATGCTAGTTAATTTAGTTGGTGAGTCAATAGGTGAGTAAGAGATTTGAAAGGCTATAAATCTTTGATTAATAGATTGCTATTTAGATAGGTATGATCCCAGCGGGATCACTGGAAGAAATAACAAAAAGCATCAAAAGCCTGCAAATCAAACGATTGCAGGCTTTTTTCTTTGCCGCAACTATACGAAAACGTTCAAATATTCTCAAAGTTTTGGTGAGTGATTCGGTGAGTCAATCAGTCTGCAAAGTTTACTCACCAGAATCACTAATCGCACATTCCGTTGCTACGGAAGCCTTAAAACTATCTACAAATACAAAGAGACCATCCTGTTTGCGGGTCGCGGGCTGGCACTGCCTGTGCCGGGTAATTAAAAGATGAAAGATTATCTGAAAGAGATTGTCGTAATCTGCGGGATTAATAAGATTCTCAATTTACACGTTGCCAGGCCATACCTTGGCCACAACCGTGACGCTGCAAAATGGTGTGCCGATTGAGACTGTTTCTAAAATGCTTGGGCATACTAACATTCGCACTAGGCAGATTTATGCGAAGATTTTTGTTACGAAGGTCAGTGAAGATATGGAGGCTTTGAAAGGTAGGCTCTCACGAAGGTCTGGTATTGAAGGTTAGCGCTGCACCCCCTTTCTCACGATCCCTCCTGTTTGTGAGAGAGGATTACGGGAGAGAAGGTGAAAACAATAGG harbors:
- a CDS encoding T9SS type A sorting domain-containing protein, with translation MKKILIQTFIVFCLGSLGSVLAQPSIKWQKSFGNGIGDCCGAAYPDKIIKTSDDNLVIASTASHENQSDKTEPGLNGRDPWIIKLNADGQKIWDKTLREADAVSNVAITETSDGGYVVCAGSKAGIGGDKTQNTQGGLDYWIIKLSASGNIEWDRTFGGSGDDTPGAVFQTNDGNFLVTGTSQSVAGGDKSAPNTAEANLWVVKFSPTGEKLWDKTFGGDGSFYGGLGVQANDGGYLVAGYSDAGSGGNGNLDFIAFKINPDGNLIWNKTYGGTGFEVLRHLYAVKDEGFILAGYSDSGIGGDKSDINRGAWDGWMIKISSTGTKRWDRTLGGTEEDEIYYVEQTQDGGYLAAVSSNSNAGYEKSENMKDEYPFSRDFWVVKLDANRKKVWDKSIFNDWEDQIRIATEISPGNYVVGGRCDNYNPYTPTTDRKAPGKGTSDMWFIGFSDTPNPQTLASFSVKKNGGTSALAWQTNADAYSTRFEVEHGVNSHWNHVFTVKSPGAGAHDYTFTHQLPVAGSNLYRLKMIDVYDNITYSAVGQLTFDSSEITPLNLPVLAWDKSLGNASPGHEGYPNFPTVRKTRDGNFIMIANATSEAEEDKSEAGTDNNPWIVKFTPEGTRIWDKTLTKNSTEPPFSSDIVPTADGGYLLCAQGRFSMAGNEVEPGKGGTDFWVVKLSANGSVVWDKLIGGPGEDIPHKIIQTADGGILVGGTSDSGIGGNKTSASKGSVDFWVVRLSPTGNVLWDATFGTSGADNLEALQQTEDGGFVLAGSSNGPADGDRSEAKGSFDFWGIKVNAGGALLWERSLGGSQSDVLNDMIVNRDGDILLMGLSYSPIGFDKTEDVIRTNYNDGWLVKLNDSGQVLWDQTLGGTDRDEIVYAEQTRDGGYLLTCASKSDSGFDKTENQKEYVDSDYRSDYWLVKVDGAGNKLWDKTIGGSGSDFPCFGTVMPNGSYFMIGSSQSDIVYQPGDRTVVRKGLQDIWMVSLSAEEPPLPVTLTSFTARKEAATTLLTWQTTSETRSDYFGIQHSLNGKTWEDIGKVNALGEIEGLHNYHFVHQNPANGNNYYRLKMMDTDASFTYSTMEQIKFEFGFEVSVYPNPAAESVHLDAPDWWKVKDVEVLNNQGKTLYKSVNKPINHIRLKAFETGMYFIKITLTDGTTTTRKLAIVQ